The Chryseobacterium indicum genome includes a window with the following:
- a CDS encoding cellulase family glycosylhydrolase yields the protein MKRAILLSAFLLSQFGTSQLLKTQGEKIINDKGENIQLRGLGLGGWMLQEGYMLKTADFAGPQYKIKEKIAELIGEDGMNEFYKAYLKNGITRQDIDFLKKAGFNSIRLPMHYNLYTLPIEKEPKKGENTWLEEGFKMTDDLLKWCADNKIYLILDLHAAPGGQGNDVNISDNDKSKPSLWESEENQKKTITLWKKLAERYKDSPWIGGYDLINEPNINFTGKNINGTDEMSNAPLWKLQKEITEAIRTVDKKHIIIIEGNGWGNNYNGLTPLWDDNMVFSFHKYWNNNDDATLKFALDLREKHKIPIWLGETGENSNVWFTELIRLLDKHNIGYAFWPMKKIDNIAGITNVKTTPEYQKLLDYWKNGGEKPSKDFAKKALMQIANNYKFSNVEIKNDVIDAMFRQTKDSSTKPFKNLQAPGKIFATDYDLGRIGSAYSDKDFINLWVSDPAKRSEWNSGNQLRNDGVDIYRTKDNEYYVGKTETGEWLQYTIGSKVDKTYTFEIKYASENDAKIRIEDASGKQLASISLSSTGGNEIWKTASAKGIHLKKGENKIRIYFENDGVNLNYFEVK from the coding sequence ATGAAAAGAGCCATCCTATTATCCGCTTTTTTATTGTCTCAATTTGGGACATCACAACTTTTAAAAACACAAGGTGAGAAAATTATTAATGATAAAGGTGAAAATATTCAGTTGCGAGGTCTCGGTTTGGGAGGCTGGATGCTCCAGGAAGGATATATGCTGAAAACAGCTGATTTTGCAGGTCCTCAGTACAAAATCAAGGAGAAAATTGCTGAACTGATTGGTGAAGACGGTATGAACGAGTTTTACAAAGCTTATCTGAAAAACGGAATTACCCGACAGGATATTGATTTTCTTAAAAAGGCAGGATTCAATTCGATCAGACTTCCGATGCATTATAATCTGTACACTTTACCAATTGAAAAAGAACCTAAAAAAGGAGAAAACACCTGGCTGGAAGAAGGTTTTAAAATGACGGATGATCTTCTGAAATGGTGCGCTGATAATAAAATATACCTGATTCTCGATCTTCATGCAGCACCGGGCGGACAGGGAAATGATGTGAATATTTCTGATAACGACAAATCGAAACCTTCTCTTTGGGAAAGTGAAGAAAATCAGAAAAAAACCATCACATTATGGAAGAAATTAGCCGAAAGATATAAAGATTCTCCGTGGATCGGCGGTTATGACTTAATTAACGAACCGAATATCAATTTTACAGGAAAAAATATAAACGGAACGGATGAAATGTCGAATGCGCCACTTTGGAAGCTTCAGAAAGAAATCACGGAAGCGATCCGTACTGTTGATAAAAAACACATCATCATTATTGAAGGAAACGGATGGGGAAATAATTACAACGGTTTAACGCCGCTTTGGGACGATAATATGGTCTTCAGTTTTCATAAATACTGGAATAACAATGATGACGCCACACTGAAATTTGCTTTGGATTTAAGAGAAAAACACAAAATCCCGATCTGGCTGGGCGAAACAGGAGAAAATTCGAATGTATGGTTTACAGAACTGATCCGGCTTTTAGATAAACACAACATTGGTTACGCATTCTGGCCGATGAAAAAAATTGACAATATTGCAGGAATTACCAACGTAAAAACTACTCCGGAATACCAGAAATTATTGGATTACTGGAAGAACGGAGGCGAAAAACCATCTAAAGATTTCGCCAAGAAAGCTTTGATGCAGATTGCTAACAACTATAAATTCAGCAATGTGGAAATTAAAAATGATGTGATTGATGCGATGTTCAGGCAGACAAAAGACAGTTCCACAAAACCTTTCAAAAATCTACAGGCTCCAGGAAAAATATTCGCAACCGATTATGATTTAGGAAGAATAGGTTCTGCTTATTCGGATAAAGATTTTATTAATCTTTGGGTAAGTGATCCCGCAAAAAGATCGGAATGGAATTCCGGAAACCAACTGAGAAATGACGGTGTTGATATTTACAGAACAAAAGACAATGAATATTACGTCGGAAAGACAGAAACCGGAGAATGGCTTCAGTATACAATAGGTTCTAAAGTTGATAAAACATATACTTTTGAGATAAAATATGCTAGTGAAAACGACGCAAAAATACGGATTGAGGATGCTTCCGGAAAACAACTAGCTTCAATTTCATTGTCTTCAACAGGCGGAAATGAAATTTGGAAAACGGCTTCTGCAAAAGGAATTCATCTTAAAAAAGGAGAAAATAAAATCAGGATTTATTTCGAAAATGATGGCGTTAATCTGAATTATTTTGAAGTGAAATAG
- the bla-A gene encoding CGA/CIA family class A beta-lactamase, with amino-acid sequence MKKIKLLFLLISTFVFAQKSSLDQKISSIIKDKKATVGISVLGFENGFTYNKNADKKLPMQSVFKFHIAAAVLDYVEKGKLSLDQKVTLTQSNLHENTWSPLREKYPNGGIVPLSEVIEYTVAKSDNNGCDILLKLLGGTQVVQKFMNAKGVKNFQIKYNEEAMHKDWNAQYENYTTMNSAVDVLKKFYDGKLLSKKSTDYLMKVMLSTSTGINKLIEQLPKDTPIARKTGSSGKNNAGLTGAENEIAIITLSNGKHYAIAVFVSNSTETAEVNCRMISDISKTVWDYFNK; translated from the coding sequence ATGAAAAAAATCAAATTATTATTTCTTTTGATTTCGACGTTTGTTTTTGCGCAGAAATCTTCTTTGGATCAAAAAATAAGTTCTATTATTAAAGACAAAAAAGCAACGGTCGGAATTTCCGTTCTGGGGTTCGAAAATGGTTTTACGTACAATAAAAATGCAGACAAAAAACTTCCGATGCAGAGTGTTTTCAAATTTCATATTGCTGCTGCGGTTTTAGATTATGTAGAGAAAGGAAAACTTTCATTAGATCAAAAAGTTACCCTTACCCAATCGAATTTACATGAAAATACATGGTCGCCTCTTCGCGAAAAATATCCAAATGGCGGTATTGTTCCTCTAAGTGAAGTTATTGAATACACCGTTGCTAAAAGTGACAATAACGGCTGCGATATTCTTTTAAAATTATTGGGTGGAACGCAGGTTGTTCAGAAATTTATGAATGCGAAAGGGGTGAAAAACTTTCAGATCAAATACAATGAAGAAGCGATGCATAAAGACTGGAATGCGCAGTATGAAAATTACACCACCATGAATTCCGCAGTTGATGTTCTGAAAAAGTTTTATGACGGAAAATTATTATCAAAAAAATCGACAGATTATCTGATGAAAGTAATGCTTTCTACTTCTACAGGAATAAATAAATTAATTGAACAGCTTCCGAAAGATACGCCTATCGCAAGAAAAACGGGATCTTCCGGCAAGAATAATGCAGGTTTAACGGGTGCTGAAAATGAAATTGCGATCATCACTTTATCGAATGGCAAGCATTATGCAATAGCTGTATTTGTCAGTAACTCAACGGAAACGGCCGAAGTGAACTGTAGAATGATTTCAGACATTTCAAAAACAGTCTGGGATTATTTTAATAAGTAA
- a CDS encoding Gfo/Idh/MocA family protein — MLKAGLVGAGHLGKIHLRLLNQSDKYEFIGFHDKDAENGKKLEAEFGYKYFENFDELLEQIDMLDIVTPTIYHYDYALKAIEKGLHFFIEKPVTQTLEQAEEILQKCKEKGIKAQVGHVERYNPAFIGAKDYIQDPMFIEIHRLAEFNPRGTDVSVVLDLMIHDLDILLSIAKSKVKNIHASGVCVVSKTPDIANARIEFENGCVANLTTSRISMKAMRKSRFFQKDAYISVNFLEKKAEVIRMKDAPEHPTPFDMIIENAEGEKNQILFEYPNIQPNNAILDELNAFADSITEDKHVEVSLEDGTEALKVALEIMKLIS, encoded by the coding sequence GTCAGATAAATACGAATTCATCGGTTTCCACGACAAAGACGCAGAAAACGGAAAAAAACTGGAAGCGGAATTCGGATATAAATATTTTGAGAATTTTGATGAACTGCTGGAGCAGATCGATATGCTGGATATTGTAACACCCACCATTTATCATTACGATTATGCGCTAAAAGCAATTGAAAAAGGTCTGCATTTTTTCATTGAAAAACCGGTTACCCAAACATTGGAACAGGCAGAAGAGATTCTTCAGAAATGTAAGGAAAAGGGCATTAAAGCTCAGGTTGGTCATGTTGAAAGATATAATCCGGCATTTATCGGTGCTAAAGATTACATTCAGGATCCTATGTTTATCGAAATTCACAGATTAGCAGAATTTAATCCAAGAGGAACAGATGTTTCTGTGGTTCTGGATCTGATGATTCATGATCTGGATATTCTATTAAGCATTGCTAAATCTAAGGTTAAAAATATTCACGCAAGCGGCGTTTGTGTAGTTAGCAAAACGCCTGATATTGCGAATGCGAGGATTGAATTTGAAAATGGCTGTGTTGCGAATTTAACGACTTCCAGAATTTCGATGAAAGCCATGAGAAAGAGCCGTTTCTTCCAGAAAGATGCTTATATTTCCGTTAATTTTCTTGAGAAAAAAGCGGAAGTGATCCGCATGAAAGATGCTCCTGAACACCCTACTCCATTCGACATGATTATTGAAAATGCAGAGGGAGAGAAAAATCAGATTTTATTTGAATATCCGAATATTCAGCCTAATAATGCCATTTTGGATGAACTGAATGCTTTTGCAGATTCTATTACCGAAGACAAACACGTAGAAGTTTCGCTTGAAGATGGAACAGAAGCGCTGAAAGTGGCTTTGGAGATTATGAAACTGATTTCTTAA